The Serpentinimonas maccroryi genome has a segment encoding these proteins:
- a CDS encoding TonB-dependent receptor domain-containing protein, whose translation MKNSFLRAPVAARAALPAALFGLAGVWAAAPAAASPEAATPAALSPVVVTATRTPVPSDQLVAQVVVIERETIEQAQGQTLAALLQQAAGVQISSNGGLGKASTVFLRGTEGRHVLLLIDGVRYGSATLGAPNWDNLPLAAIERIEVLKGPAAALYGSDAVGGVVQIFTRRGLEGFHPHAGLTLGAHGHRAAQAGVAGGQGRWQYRIGVSTLREDGFSATNPAVPPGWVAYTVPPDPVPRWRTRDRHNPDADGFEQDALNGSLRFEPSPGWLLTAHGLISSGNSAFDDGTQVQDVRGLTSTRVLGLGLERAWDGGARTSLRLNRADDLTRNFDFEGNTRFDTERRQWTLQHDQPSPIGTLTLGLEHSREEVDSSTAYTVRERSIEGVFVALQGSAGRHAWQASARRDDNSQFGSANTGALAYAFEFAPGWRVRAAHGTSFKAPSFNQLYWPQWGNPTTQPERGRSSEVGLSHTFGRQSLQLTRFEQRIRGFITTAPTVTNVPQVQIDGWNLVWQGSEGDWRWRADLELLEARNRTPGPNFDRRLARRAEQQLALSLERAWSDAWWFGAHAVLAGDRFDDAANTRRLPGYGRLDLSAEHQLSSDWRLQLRLNNVGDKRYETALGFNQSGRALFASLTWQPQR comes from the coding sequence ATGAAAAATTCGTTTTTGCGCGCCCCTGTCGCGGCTCGGGCAGCGCTGCCCGCCGCCCTTTTCGGCCTCGCTGGCGTGTGGGCGGCTGCCCCCGCTGCGGCCAGCCCCGAAGCCGCCACGCCGGCGGCTTTGAGTCCGGTGGTGGTGACGGCGACGCGCACCCCGGTGCCCAGCGATCAATTGGTCGCTCAGGTGGTGGTGATCGAGCGCGAAACCATCGAACAAGCCCAAGGGCAGACTTTGGCTGCGCTGCTGCAACAAGCCGCTGGGGTGCAGATCAGCAGCAATGGCGGGCTGGGCAAGGCCTCCACCGTATTCTTACGCGGTACCGAAGGGCGCCATGTGCTGCTGCTGATCGACGGCGTACGCTACGGCTCGGCGACCCTGGGTGCGCCCAACTGGGACAACCTGCCGCTGGCGGCGATCGAGCGCATCGAGGTGCTCAAAGGCCCGGCGGCGGCGCTCTACGGCAGCGACGCCGTGGGCGGGGTGGTGCAGATTTTTACCCGGCGCGGGCTAGAGGGCTTTCATCCCCACGCCGGCCTCACTTTGGGGGCGCACGGACACCGCGCCGCCCAGGCCGGAGTGGCCGGGGGCCAAGGGCGCTGGCAGTATCGGATCGGGGTCTCGACCCTGCGCGAAGACGGTTTTTCGGCCACGAATCCTGCGGTGCCGCCGGGCTGGGTAGCGTATACGGTGCCACCGGACCCGGTGCCCCGTTGGAGGACGCGGGACCGGCATAACCCCGACGCCGATGGCTTCGAGCAAGACGCGCTCAACGGCAGCCTGCGCTTCGAGCCCAGCCCCGGTTGGCTGCTGACGGCGCACGGGCTAATTTCCAGTGGCAATAGCGCCTTCGACGACGGCACGCAGGTGCAGGATGTGCGCGGCCTGACCAGCACCCGGGTACTGGGGCTCGGCCTAGAGCGCGCTTGGGACGGCGGTGCGCGCACCAGCCTGCGCCTGAACCGCGCCGACGACTTGACGCGCAATTTTGATTTCGAGGGCAATACGCGCTTTGACACCGAGCGGCGCCAGTGGACGCTGCAGCACGACCAACCCAGCCCCATCGGCACCCTGACGCTGGGCCTAGAGCACAGCCGCGAAGAGGTGGACAGCAGCACCGCCTACACGGTGCGCGAGCGCAGCATCGAGGGCGTTTTCGTGGCGCTGCAAGGCAGCGCGGGCCGCCACGCCTGGCAGGCCAGCGCCCGGCGCGACGACAACTCGCAGTTTGGTTCGGCCAACACTGGCGCGCTCGCCTACGCCTTTGAGTTTGCCCCAGGCTGGCGCGTGCGCGCCGCGCACGGCACCAGCTTCAAGGCCCCCAGCTTCAATCAGTTGTATTGGCCGCAGTGGGGTAACCCCACCACCCAACCCGAGCGCGGGCGCAGCAGCGAGGTCGGCCTGAGCCATACCTTTGGCCGCCAGTCGCTGCAACTGACGCGCTTCGAGCAGCGCATCCGCGGCTTCATCACCACCGCGCCCACTGTGACCAACGTGCCCCAGGTGCAGATCGACGGCTGGAACCTGGTCTGGCAAGGCAGCGAGGGCGACTGGCGCTGGCGCGCCGACCTCGAGCTGCTGGAAGCCCGCAACCGCACCCCGGGTCCGAACTTCGATCGACGCTTGGCCCGCCGCGCTGAGCAGCAGCTGGCCTTGAGCCTAGAGCGGGCCTGGAGCGATGCCTGGTGGTTCGGGGCCCACGCTGTGCTGGCAGGGGATCGTTTCGACGACGCCGCCAACACCCGGCGCCTGCCGGGCTATGGCCGGCTGGACCTGAGTGCCGAGCACCAGTTGTCCAGCGACTGGCGGCTGCAACTGCGCCTCAACAACGTGGGCGACAAGCGCTACGAAACCGCACTGGGCTTTAACCAGAGCGGGCGCGCGCTCTTTGCCAGCCTGACCTGGCAGCCCCAGCGCTGA
- a CDS encoding ABC transporter substrate-binding protein — translation MLGAPWLAPVQAAKPAQAQAQAISVLDDRGRTVLLPQPPQRVVSVLPSLTETVCALGQCQRLVGVDRFSDWPAAVRALPQVGGGIDPNIEAIVTLRPDLVLMARSSRGSERLEALGLTVLVLEPQTHADVRRVMGRVAQALGLPAQQAEQLWQRIDAELTALAGALPPSVRQTRVYFEVNRAPFAAGASSFIGESLARLGAQNIVPPELGPFPQLNPEFVVRANPDLIMVGARDRASLHERPGWGRIRAVREQRLCVFADAELDALVRPGPRLAEGARLLADCLRRHAP, via the coding sequence ATGCTCGGAGCACCGTGGCTGGCCCCAGTGCAAGCCGCAAAACCAGCCCAAGCCCAAGCCCAAGCCATCTCGGTGCTCGACGACCGTGGCCGCACCGTGCTGTTGCCCCAGCCGCCGCAGCGCGTGGTCTCGGTGCTGCCTTCGCTCACCGAAACCGTGTGCGCGCTCGGCCAGTGCCAGCGGCTGGTGGGGGTGGACCGCTTTTCCGATTGGCCGGCGGCGGTGCGCGCTTTGCCTCAGGTGGGTGGCGGCATCGACCCCAATATCGAGGCCATCGTCACCCTGCGGCCCGACTTGGTGCTGATGGCGCGCTCCAGCCGCGGCAGCGAGCGGCTGGAGGCGCTGGGCCTGACGGTGCTGGTGCTAGAGCCGCAAACCCACGCCGACGTACGCCGGGTCATGGGCCGGGTGGCGCAGGCGCTGGGGCTGCCGGCGCAGCAGGCCGAGCAGTTGTGGCAGCGCATCGACGCCGAGCTGACGGCGCTGGCGGGCGCTTTGCCGCCCTCGGTGCGGCAGACGCGGGTGTATTTTGAGGTCAACCGCGCCCCGTTTGCCGCCGGGGCCTCGTCGTTCATCGGCGAGTCGCTGGCGCGCCTGGGGGCGCAAAACATCGTGCCGCCCGAACTCGGGCCCTTCCCCCAGCTCAACCCCGAGTTCGTGGTGCGCGCCAACCCCGACCTGATCATGGTCGGCGCGCGCGACCGCGCCAGCCTGCACGAGCGCCCGGGCTGGGGCCGCATCCGCGCCGTGCGCGAGCAGCGCCTGTGCGTGTTTGCCGACGCCGAGCTCGACGCCCTCGTGCGTCCCGGGCCGCGCCTAGCCGAAGGCGCGCGCCTGCTGGCCGACTGCCTGCGCCGCCATGCCCCATGA
- the cobO gene encoding cob(I)yrinic acid a,c-diamide adenosyltransferase translates to MQIETPPTVKPYAKPEGERRGLIIVNTGDGKGKSTAAFGLALRAHGRRHVHGKAVRIFQFMKVPSARFGEHRMFEQLGIPIEGLGDGFSWKSPDLEHSAQLARNGWEKAKAAILSGDYFLVVLDELTYPLIYSWMPLDDVLHTLQSRPKEVHVVITGRRCPPEIIALADTVTEMTKIKHAFNAGIPAQRGIED, encoded by the coding sequence ATGCAAATAGAAACACCTCCTACGGTCAAACCCTATGCCAAACCTGAGGGCGAGCGGCGTGGCCTGATCATCGTCAATACCGGCGATGGCAAAGGCAAAAGCACTGCCGCCTTCGGCCTGGCACTGCGCGCCCACGGCCGCCGCCATGTGCATGGCAAAGCCGTGAGGATTTTCCAGTTCATGAAGGTGCCGAGCGCGCGCTTCGGCGAACACCGCATGTTCGAGCAACTCGGCATTCCAATCGAAGGGCTGGGCGACGGCTTCAGCTGGAAAAGTCCGGACCTGGAACATTCGGCCCAACTGGCGCGCAACGGCTGGGAAAAAGCCAAAGCCGCCATCCTGAGCGGCGACTATTTTCTGGTGGTGCTGGACGAGCTGACCTACCCGCTGATTTACAGCTGGATGCCGCTGGACGATGTGCTGCACACCTTGCAGAGCCGGCCCAAGGAGGTGCATGTGGTCATCACCGGCCGGCGCTGCCCACCTGAAATCATCGCGCTGGCCGACACCGTGACCGAGATGACGAAAATCAAACATGCGTTCAACGCGGGCATTCCTGCGCAGCGCGGCATCGAAGATTAG
- a CDS encoding nitroreductase family protein — MSAPAEPHAFSAADQQAVYRAVCDRRDMRHFSGATVADGVLQRLLSAAHHAPSVGFMQLWRFIRVCKSVLCLGPVEMFYQEPMLQTENCARCSAHADLVFENCWGQPAGHGKPSA; from the coding sequence GTGAGCGCACCCGCAGAACCCCACGCCTTCAGCGCCGCCGATCAGCAGGCTGTGTACCGTGCTGTTTGCGATCGGCGCGACATGCGCCACTTCAGCGGAGCTACGGTGGCTGACGGCGTGCTGCAGCGGCTGTTGTCTGCCGCGCACCACGCGCCCAGTGTTGGCTTCATGCAGCTCTGGCGCTTTATCCGCGTGTGCAAGTCTGTTTTGTGCCTGGGTCCGGTCGAAATGTTTTATCAAGAGCCCATGCTGCAAACCGAAAACTGCGCACGCTGTTCCGCGCACGCCGACCTGGTGTTTGAAAACTGCTGGGGCCAGCCGGCCGGGCATGGCAAACCAAGCGCCTGA
- a CDS encoding aminotransferase class I/II-fold pyridoxal phosphate-dependent enzyme, which produces MSAEKSAAARGHGGPDHLGVPLHDFSSNSNACGPCPFALAAVQQADASRYPDASYTALRQQLAGFHGVDAQRLVLAASASEFIFRITALAAQRGAGAVWLPPYSYGDYAQSAQSWKLPVVAQPAQAQLRWACDPSSPLGVAHQGLAELPVTAALCVLDRAYEPLRLSGALALPDEALQKFWQLWTPNKALGLTGVRAAYAIAPPGANDAVMQLESLAPSWPVGAHGAAMLRAWCEPAVQQWLADSLVTLREWKERQKQVCESIGWTVLPSNANFFVCHAGIEQLVPDPDPGTSLSVHRDGLRIKPAMTDLRERGIKLRDCTSFGLPGHLRLSVQTPAAQDALHHAWQNISKASS; this is translated from the coding sequence ATGAGTGCAGAAAAATCCGCAGCCGCGCGTGGCCACGGCGGACCCGACCACCTCGGGGTGCCGCTTCACGATTTTTCGAGCAACAGCAACGCCTGCGGGCCCTGTCCTTTCGCGCTGGCTGCCGTGCAGCAAGCCGATGCCAGCCGGTATCCCGACGCCAGCTACACCGCTTTGCGCCAGCAGCTGGCTGGGTTTCACGGTGTGGACGCGCAGCGCCTGGTGTTGGCCGCCAGCGCCAGCGAGTTCATTTTCCGCATCACCGCGCTCGCCGCCCAGCGCGGCGCCGGCGCCGTCTGGCTGCCGCCGTACAGCTACGGCGACTACGCGCAGTCAGCCCAGAGCTGGAAGTTGCCGGTGGTTGCGCAGCCGGCGCAGGCGCAATTGCGCTGGGCATGTGATCCGTCCAGCCCGCTGGGCGTCGCTCATCAGGGACTGGCTGAATTACCCGTCACAGCGGCGCTGTGCGTGCTGGACCGTGCTTACGAACCGCTGCGGCTCAGCGGCGCGCTCGCACTGCCCGACGAAGCGCTGCAAAAGTTCTGGCAACTCTGGACGCCGAACAAGGCGCTGGGTTTGACTGGTGTGCGCGCGGCTTATGCGATTGCGCCGCCGGGTGCGAACGACGCAGTGATGCAGTTGGAGAGCCTGGCCCCTTCGTGGCCGGTAGGTGCGCATGGTGCGGCGATGTTGCGAGCCTGGTGCGAACCGGCGGTCCAGCAATGGCTGGCTGATAGCCTTGTCACGCTGCGCGAGTGGAAAGAGCGGCAGAAGCAGGTTTGTGAATCAATCGGCTGGACCGTGCTGCCGAGCAACGCGAACTTCTTCGTCTGTCATGCCGGAATTGAGCAGCTTGTGCCGGACCCCGATCCGGGTACGTCCCTGTCTGTGCACCGAGATGGATTGCGGATCAAGCCCGCAATGACAGATCTGCGCGAACGCGGCATCAAGCTGCGCGATTGCACATCCTTCGGTTTGCCGGGCCATCTGCGCCTGAGCGTGCAAACGCCTGCGGCGCAGGACGCGTTGCACCATGCATGGCAAAACATTAGCAAGGCAAGTTCATGA
- a CDS encoding cobyric acid synthase produces MSAKSVMVLGTTSGAGKSWLSTALCRYYARQGLKVAPFKAQNMSNNARVVAAASGLAGEIGSAQYFQALAACAQPEVRMNPLLLKPEADTHSQVVLLGEVSRELSDMPWRARSVRVWPQIRAALDALCAENDVVVIEGAGSPAEINLHASDIVNMRVARHAQARCLLVTDIDRGGAFAHLYGTWALLPEDERALICGFVLNKFRGDAALLAPAPQMLHDLTGVPVVATLPMWWQHGLPEEDGVFDDRSRVAGALSQTIAVIAYPRSSNLDEFQPLKNVPGLRLIWARTPADCSGADWIVLPGIKATAADLAWLRAQGLDQALAAHAAQGRAVLGICGGLQMLGEALIDPHGIEPLALGNTPGLGLLPLVTVFAERKTVCHTSTSFAELTGCWAALSGVRVTGYEIHHGQTVQHPDMAAQGLIAREVMPGLAWQNAAGNVLGCYVHGLFEQPAVLRALFGSSAPTLESVFDGLADFVQSHFAPGVLDALIRKP; encoded by the coding sequence ATGAGCGCAAAAAGCGTGATGGTTTTAGGCACCACCAGCGGTGCCGGAAAAAGTTGGCTGAGCACCGCGCTGTGCCGTTATTACGCACGTCAGGGTCTGAAGGTCGCGCCCTTCAAGGCGCAGAACATGAGCAACAACGCCCGGGTGGTGGCCGCCGCGTCGGGCTTAGCGGGCGAGATCGGCTCGGCCCAGTACTTTCAGGCCCTTGCCGCCTGCGCCCAGCCCGAAGTGCGCATGAACCCGCTGCTGCTCAAGCCCGAGGCCGACACGCACAGCCAGGTGGTGCTGCTGGGCGAAGTCAGCCGCGAGCTCAGCGACATGCCTTGGCGCGCGCGCAGCGTACGGGTCTGGCCGCAGATCAGGGCCGCGCTCGATGCGCTGTGCGCCGAAAACGACGTGGTGGTGATCGAGGGCGCCGGCTCGCCGGCCGAGATCAACCTGCACGCCAGCGACATCGTGAATATGCGCGTGGCCCGCCACGCCCAGGCGCGCTGTTTGCTGGTGACCGACATCGACCGCGGCGGCGCTTTTGCCCACCTCTACGGCACCTGGGCCCTGCTGCCCGAGGACGAGCGCGCGCTCATCTGCGGCTTTGTGCTCAACAAGTTCCGGGGCGATGCGGCGTTGCTCGCGCCGGCGCCTCAGATGCTGCACGACTTGACCGGCGTGCCGGTGGTGGCGACCTTGCCCATGTGGTGGCAGCACGGCTTGCCCGAAGAGGATGGGGTTTTTGATGACCGCAGCCGTGTCGCTGGCGCGCTTAGCCAGACCATCGCCGTGATCGCCTACCCGCGCAGCAGCAACCTTGACGAGTTTCAGCCGCTCAAGAACGTGCCGGGTCTGCGCCTGATCTGGGCGCGCACGCCGGCCGACTGCTCCGGGGCCGACTGGATCGTGCTGCCCGGCATCAAAGCCACAGCAGCCGACTTGGCTTGGCTGCGTGCGCAGGGGCTGGACCAGGCGCTGGCCGCGCACGCCGCACAGGGCCGGGCCGTGCTGGGCATCTGCGGCGGGCTGCAGATGCTGGGCGAGGCGCTGATCGACCCCCACGGCATCGAACCGCTGGCGCTGGGCAACACCCCCGGCCTGGGCTTGCTGCCGCTGGTGACGGTGTTTGCGGAGCGCAAAACCGTCTGCCACACGAGCACGTCCTTTGCTGAACTGACCGGCTGCTGGGCGGCGTTGTCGGGCGTGCGCGTGACCGGCTACGAAATCCATCACGGTCAAACGGTGCAGCACCCCGACATGGCGGCCCAAGGCCTAATCGCGCGCGAGGTCATGCCCGGCCTGGCGTGGCAAAACGCGGCCGGCAACGTACTCGGCTGCTATGTGCACGGCCTGTTCGAACAGCCAGCCGTGCTGCGCGCCCTGTTTGGCAGCAGCGCGCCCACGCTGGAGAGCGTGTTCGATGGCCTAGCCGATTTTGTGCAAAGCCACTTTGCCCCCGGTGTGCTCGACGCCCTGATACGCAAGCCCTGA
- a CDS encoding FecCD family ABC transporter permease — MKQPPPALNHNSAAAVAPLPSGPGSAATAPRRPWALGLGLCLLAALLALLGLGVGSSGLEPIWRLWADPVAAQIVWDIRAPRTLGAWAAGALLGLAGAVAQGLFRNPLADPFLLGSAAGAALAVALTLAGFGVSLFALEWLVRLGLTAAAFVGAVTAVLLTLALARGVQHTLRLLLAGVVVGMVLGALGSMVTLAAPATLAPMQAFMLGSTGFIGWPALGLMAAVGALCVCAGVALAKVLDGLSLGEDTAQSLGLPLAPLRVALVVLLALATGTAVAQTGLIAFVGLVAPHLVRALIQTTHGWLLPLASLMGGVLLLAADLLARALLAPQEIPVGVLTAVLGGGYLLWLMRRRAP, encoded by the coding sequence ATGAAGCAGCCGCCGCCAGCCCTTAATCACAACAGCGCAGCCGCTGTTGCGCCACTGCCCAGCGGCCCTGGCTCCGCTGCCACGGCTCCACGCCGCCCCTGGGCCTTGGGGCTGGGCTTGTGCCTGCTGGCGGCGCTGTTGGCCTTGCTCGGCTTGGGGGTGGGCAGCAGCGGCCTTGAGCCCATCTGGCGCCTCTGGGCCGACCCGGTGGCGGCGCAGATCGTCTGGGATATCCGGGCGCCGCGCACCCTGGGCGCTTGGGCTGCGGGGGCGCTGCTGGGGCTGGCTGGGGCGGTGGCGCAGGGCCTGTTTCGCAACCCGCTGGCCGACCCCTTTTTGCTCGGCAGCGCTGCCGGGGCCGCGCTGGCGGTGGCTTTGACGCTGGCTGGATTTGGGGTGTCGCTGTTTGCGCTCGAATGGTTGGTGCGGCTGGGCCTGACGGCGGCCGCCTTTGTGGGTGCGGTGACGGCGGTGCTGCTCACACTGGCGCTGGCGCGCGGCGTGCAGCACACCTTGCGCCTGCTGCTGGCCGGGGTGGTGGTGGGCATGGTGCTGGGGGCGCTGGGCTCGATGGTGACGCTGGCCGCGCCCGCAACGCTGGCGCCGATGCAGGCCTTCATGCTGGGCTCGACCGGCTTCATCGGCTGGCCGGCGCTGGGGCTGATGGCCGCCGTGGGTGCGCTGTGCGTGTGCGCCGGCGTGGCGCTGGCCAAGGTGCTCGACGGCCTGAGCCTGGGCGAGGACACGGCGCAGAGCCTGGGCCTGCCGCTGGCGCCGCTGCGCGTGGCGCTGGTGGTGCTGCTGGCGCTGGCCACGGGCACGGCGGTGGCCCAGACCGGGCTCATCGCCTTCGTTGGGCTGGTAGCGCCGCATCTGGTGCGCGCGCTCATCCAGACCACGCACGGCTGGCTGCTGCCGCTGGCCAGCCTGATGGGTGGCGTGCTGCTGTTGGCGGCCGATTTGCTGGCGCGTGCGCTGCTGGCGCCGCAAGAGATTCCGGTCGGGGTGCTGACGGCGGTGCTCGGCGGCGGCTATCTGCTCTGGCTGATGCGCCGGCGGGCGCCATGA
- a CDS encoding bifunctional adenosylcobinamide kinase/adenosylcobinamide-phosphate guanylyltransferase, with protein sequence MAEPARIELIVGGQKSGKSRLAEQRASAWLAAAPDRQALLLATGLPSDAEMRQRIAQHQRDRAERLPGMRTLEEPYELAAALRRASAADALVVVDCLTLWLTQALLPPPGVKPVADAAAIRADLCATLQGLPGPVVLVGNEIGLGVIPMGAHVRHFVDELGLLNQAVAALAERVTLMVAGCPLQIKGVCA encoded by the coding sequence ATGGCTGAGCCGGCGCGCATCGAGCTGATCGTGGGCGGGCAAAAGAGTGGCAAGTCGCGCTTGGCTGAACAGCGGGCCAGCGCGTGGTTGGCCGCTGCCCCCGATCGGCAAGCGCTGCTGCTGGCCACCGGTCTGCCTAGCGATGCTGAAATGCGCCAGCGCATCGCGCAACACCAGCGCGACCGTGCCGAGCGCTTGCCCGGTATGCGCACGCTCGAAGAACCCTACGAGCTGGCGGCGGCTTTGCGCCGGGCCAGTGCGGCCGATGCGTTGGTGGTGGTGGATTGCCTGACGCTGTGGCTGACGCAGGCGCTGCTGCCGCCACCGGGCGTGAAGCCCGTGGCCGATGCGGCGGCCATCCGCGCCGACCTGTGCGCCACCCTGCAAGGTCTGCCCGGCCCGGTGGTGCTGGTGGGCAACGAAATTGGGCTGGGGGTGATACCCATGGGGGCTCACGTGCGCCATTTTGTCGATGAACTGGGCCTGCTCAACCAAGCCGTGGCGGCGTTGGCCGAGCGCGTGACCCTGATGGTGGCTGGTTGCCCGCTGCAGATCAAAGGAGTGTGCGCATGA
- a CDS encoding ABC transporter ATP-binding protein: protein MNTSASAAAPSLASAPAALQCRGLSAVLGQGAQAHTALHGVDVRFAAGRWTSIVGPNGAGKSTLLRALAGLQAVQGTVELLGRPLPHWGARERARTLAWLAQGGAASQNAADDLTAYDVAMLGRLPHQGWLAAPSATDRAAVERALRQTQAWDWRQRPLGGLSGGERQRVLLARLLAVEAQVLLMDEPLLNLDPPHQADWIALVRDLVAQGRTVVSVLHEIGTALLADELVLLQQGRIVLQGRCSAPTTQRALEALFEQRIAIHALHGQWVALPKI from the coding sequence ATGAACACCAGCGCCAGCGCCGCCGCGCCCAGCCTTGCAAGCGCCCCCGCGGCCTTGCAGTGCCGGGGTTTGAGCGCCGTGCTCGGGCAGGGCGCGCAGGCGCACACCGCGCTGCACGGGGTGGACGTGCGCTTTGCCGCTGGGCGCTGGACCAGCATCGTCGGCCCCAACGGCGCCGGCAAATCGACCCTGCTGCGGGCGCTGGCCGGGCTGCAAGCGGTGCAGGGCACGGTCGAGCTTTTGGGGCGGCCGCTGCCGCACTGGGGCGCGCGCGAGCGCGCCCGCACCTTGGCCTGGCTGGCGCAGGGCGGTGCAGCCAGTCAGAACGCCGCCGACGACCTCACCGCCTACGACGTGGCGATGCTCGGGCGGCTGCCGCATCAGGGCTGGCTGGCAGCGCCCAGCGCCACCGACCGCGCTGCCGTGGAGCGCGCCTTGCGCCAGACCCAGGCCTGGGACTGGCGCCAGCGGCCTTTGGGCGGCCTGTCGGGCGGCGAGCGCCAGCGCGTCTTGCTGGCGCGCCTGCTGGCGGTCGAGGCCCAGGTGCTGCTCATGGACGAGCCGTTGCTCAACCTCGACCCACCGCACCAAGCCGACTGGATCGCGCTCGTGCGCGACTTGGTGGCTCAGGGGCGCACGGTGGTGAGCGTGTTGCACGAAATCGGCACCGCCTTGCTGGCCGACGAACTGGTGCTGCTGCAGCAGGGCCGCATCGTTCTCCAAGGCCGTTGCAGTGCGCCCACCACGCAGCGCGCGCTCGAGGCGCTGTTCGAGCAGCGCATCGCCATCCACGCCCTGCACGGGCAGTGGGTGGCGCTGCCGAAGATATGA
- the cbiB gene encoding adenosylcobinamide-phosphate synthase CbiB, translating to MLMVWTCCDQPLSLGGMALVLVLVLLLALWIDHGFGEPRTSLHPVVWIGLYLKIFGRMTVRFPPVLAFVLGALAWALGAVLTGVLAWGLQALVFWQLADFSAMPGLQSGVSAVVIALLMAWLLKSMLSWRMLHEEVSAVEAALRQSLDAGRERLSMLVSRDTSQLTASEVRESAIESLAENLNDSVVAPIFWFVLFGLPGAAIYRFANTADAMWGYRGVYRGEHWEWAGKWAARADDVLSWLPARLTALLLALLAGGLPIATLRAEAGKTPSPNSGWPMGAMALALEVSLRKSGVYTLNPTGRQPQASDLVAAQKYASNVVLALIPIALIAIALIANWGHA from the coding sequence ATGCTGATGGTCTGGACCTGCTGCGACCAGCCGTTGAGCCTCGGCGGCATGGCGCTGGTATTGGTGCTGGTCTTGCTGCTGGCCCTGTGGATTGATCACGGTTTTGGCGAGCCACGTACAAGCCTTCATCCCGTGGTGTGGATCGGTCTTTACCTCAAAATTTTCGGCCGCATGACTGTGCGTTTCCCGCCTGTGCTCGCGTTTGTGCTGGGGGCACTGGCTTGGGCGTTGGGCGCTGTCTTGACGGGGGTGTTGGCCTGGGGGCTGCAGGCTCTGGTTTTCTGGCAGCTTGCCGACTTTTCCGCAATGCCGGGCCTGCAGAGCGGGGTGAGCGCTGTGGTGATTGCCTTGTTGATGGCCTGGCTGCTCAAGTCGATGTTGTCCTGGCGCATGCTGCACGAGGAAGTGAGCGCGGTCGAGGCCGCGTTGCGGCAGTCGCTGGATGCCGGTCGCGAACGCCTCTCAATGCTGGTGAGCCGCGACACGTCTCAGCTCACCGCCAGCGAGGTGCGTGAAAGCGCGATTGAGTCGCTGGCCGAAAACCTCAATGATTCGGTGGTCGCGCCCATTTTCTGGTTTGTTCTGTTCGGCCTGCCGGGTGCCGCGATTTACCGCTTTGCCAACACCGCCGACGCCATGTGGGGCTACCGCGGTGTGTACCGCGGGGAGCACTGGGAATGGGCGGGCAAGTGGGCGGCGCGGGCCGACGATGTGTTGTCGTGGCTGCCGGCGCGCCTGACGGCTTTGCTGCTGGCGCTGCTGGCAGGCGGTCTGCCGATTGCAACCCTGCGGGCCGAAGCCGGCAAAACGCCGTCGCCCAACAGCGGCTGGCCGATGGGGGCCATGGCTTTGGCGTTGGAAGTCAGCCTGCGCAAGAGCGGTGTTTACACACTCAATCCCACCGGCCGGCAGCCGCAGGCGTCAGATCTGGTGGCGGCGCAAAAATATGCATCAAATGTGGTCCTAGCCCTTATTCCAATTGCGCTAATAGCCATTGCATTGATAGCAAATTGGGGGCACGCATGA
- a CDS encoding ABC transporter substrate-binding protein: MHLPGPQRIVCLTEETTEWLYLLGQEWRIVGISGYTVRPRRARDEKPRVSAFLSAKIDKILALEPDCVFGFSDLQADIAAALIRAGVQVTVFNQRSVDGIFSMLFQVAAMVGCADAGLARIALMRARLDAIRAEVAALGALGKRRPRVFFEEWDEPHISAIRWVSELVGIAGGVDVFPELAVQAMGKDRIIADGAQIVERAPDIVIGSWCGKKFRPDKVAARPGWADVPAVRHGQLFEIKSADILQPGPAALSDGVEQLHHLIHHWRLHHG, encoded by the coding sequence TTGCACCTGCCCGGCCCGCAGCGCATCGTCTGCCTGACCGAAGAAACCACCGAGTGGCTCTACCTGCTGGGGCAGGAGTGGCGCATCGTGGGCATCAGTGGCTACACCGTGCGGCCGCGCCGGGCGCGCGACGAAAAGCCCAGGGTCAGCGCCTTCCTCAGCGCCAAGATCGACAAGATCCTGGCGCTGGAGCCGGACTGCGTGTTCGGCTTCTCGGACTTGCAGGCCGACATCGCAGCGGCGCTGATTCGTGCCGGGGTGCAGGTCACCGTGTTCAACCAGCGCAGCGTGGACGGGATTTTTTCCATGCTGTTCCAGGTGGCGGCCATGGTGGGCTGCGCCGACGCGGGGCTGGCGCGCATCGCGCTCATGCGCGCGCGGCTGGACGCGATCCGGGCCGAGGTGGCGGCGCTCGGTGCCTTGGGCAAGCGCCGGCCGCGCGTGTTTTTTGAAGAGTGGGACGAGCCGCACATCAGCGCCATTCGTTGGGTGTCGGAGCTGGTTGGCATTGCAGGGGGGGTCGACGTGTTTCCAGAGCTGGCTGTGCAAGCCATGGGCAAAGACCGCATCATCGCCGACGGCGCGCAGATCGTGGAGCGCGCGCCCGATATCGTCATCGGCTCGTGGTGTGGCAAAAAATTCCGGCCGGACAAGGTGGCGGCCCGGCCCGGCTGGGCTGATGTGCCGGCCGTGCGCCATGGGCAGCTGTTTGAAATCAAGTCGGCAGACATTTTGCAGCCGGGCCCAGCGGCGCTGAGCGATGGCGTGGAGCAACTGCACCACCTCATTCACCATTGGCGTTTGCATCATGGCTGA